The genomic window CTACCCGGTTGGGTTTTATCGGATCAAGGCAAGAAAGATCAAGGAGATTTGCGCAGTATTGATTCAGAAATACGCAGGCAAGGTGCCTGATGAAATTGACGAATTACTAAAACTCAATGGAGTAGGCCGCAAGACGGCAAATCTTGTGGTAACGTTGGGATATCAAAAACCCGGTATCTGCGTGGATACCCATGTTCACCGGATTACGAACCGCTGGGGATATGTTCAGACAAGGAATCCCCATGAGACCGAATTTGCCCTTCGCGAAAAACTCCCGAAAAAATACTGGCTTACCATAAATGATCTCCTCGTTACCTTTGGTCAAAACATCTGTGTCCCTATTTCTCCAAAATGCAGCATCTGTCCTGTCACGGTTTATTGTAAAAAGGTGGAGGTGACGAGAAGTCGGTAACTTGCTGAATTGATACCGCTGCAACACGAAACTCACCTCCCGGAATAAAACTATTTTTACCACGAATATTTTGCCATGGCAGAGCAAAATACTTCCGGAATATTTGGGTGAAGAACGAAACACAAAAAATCTTGACAATAGGCGCGAGAATATCGTATCTTCACACGAATAAAGAATATGAAACCTTGCAGGGGGCGCGAAAGGCAACAAGGAGATGATCTGGCCTTCTGGGTAAATTTGCGGGGGTCGAAGAGATACTATTATGAAAGTTGGAATTCTTGCGGATACTCATGATAATATCCATGCGATCAAAGCAGCCGTTTCCTTTTTTAATACCCAGGATTTGAAGTATGTCATTCATGCCGGTGATTATGTTGCCCCCTTTTCCCTGAAAGAATTAATGAACGTGAGAGCAAAGTTCTTCGGGGTATTTGGTAATAATGATGGCGAACGAATGGGATTGCTTGCGGTATGCAAAAATCTGCATGAACCGCCGTATGACTTGATTCTGGACGGGAAACATATTATAGTTACTCATATGCTTGAGAGCCTTTCCAAAAGGTCTATAATGAATACGGATATCATTATTTATGCCCATACGCATATGCCGGAGATAAAACCGGGAATCCCTCTGTACCTTAATCCCGGTGAGTGTGGCGGGTGGTTAAACGGGAAAAATACCGTTGCAATACTTGACCTTCAGGCCATTCAGGCAGATATCATTGACCTTTCCGCAATCCCCCCGATAAAGGCTGACCGTGGCTAAAGGATTTTATAAAACGGTTGTTATTTCGTTGTGGCTTTGTAGCAGCGCGATGCTCGGTGGTTGTGTGCTGCGATCACTCACCATTGATTCTCAACCGTCCGGAGCGATAGTTTATTTGGACGATGAGTTGATCGGAGAAACACCGGTAACGGCTCCCTTTACCTATTATGGAACTCGAAAGATCACTTTAGAAAAGGTAGACGCGGAAGGCCGGCTCATCTACGAAAGAAAAATTGTGTATGAAAAGATAAAACCGCCGTACTATCAAATTTTGCCGCTGGATTTCTTCGCTGAACTGATAATTCCTGCAAAGCTGAAGGACGAGCATTATTTTACCTATCAACTAGATCCGATACAGGAGACGCCGAAGGCAGAACGACAGAAAGAGCTTATGAAGAACGCCGAAGAATTACGCGGGCGGTTAGCTAATCCTGTCACTCATTAGATGATTTGTACGATCTCTTCCAGGGTTTTACGGTGCGTCGGTTCAGGATAATCCAGAGAATAGCCAAGGGGGGTAAGCGCTAAAGGCTCCATTCCCGGTGGGAGATTTAAAATAGATTTCACATCAGATACTTTAAAGGCTGCAACCCAGCAGGTAGCCAATCCCTCCGATGTTGCGGCAAGGACAAGATGGTCCATGGCTATCGTGGCATCAATGTCTGCATAGTTCTTCCCATCGCTTCGTTTCCATCCTTTTTCAGGGATGCTACAGACACAGATGATTACGGGTGCCGTATAAAACCATGTTGCATTGTAGGCAGTTTTTAATTGATGTCGTATTTTTTCATCCTTAATAACTACAAAATGGATCGGTTGCCTATTCGCTGCACTGGGGGCAGACAGCGCCGCTTCTAATATTCGCCTCAGCTTCCCTTCTTCAACTGGCTCTGACTTATACGAGCGAACGCTTCTCCTGAACTTCATTATCTCATATATATCCATAGCATTCCTTTTAAAATTCCATGATCTTCCAGCGGTTAATCTTTGCGTATAGCCTGAGGAAGGGACTTGCGTTCACCGCCACCGGATACCCAACCATCCTCATAAATTTTACATCTACATATTGATTTGCATAGGCATAGGAAGACGAAAGATCGATATTGTATTCTGTAACAAGGCGATTCACGATCGTTGCTTTCCCACCGCTGTATGAATGAATACCATTAATTTCACCCGTAATGATACCTTTGTCATCAACGGCAAGATTCGTCCCTATACCTACATCAGCATTACAATATTTTTTAAAACATTCTACAAAAGGACTTAGCGTTCCTGATAACAATACAATGAGATACCCTGCATTCTTCAGCATTTTTATTTCTTCTACAGCAGCCAACGAAATATAGGGAGAAATCCGTTCTTTGAAGCATTCGCCGACGCTTACAACGATCTTTTCATAGTCTTTATTTTTCAGATAATATTTATTTTTTCTAACATACAACCCTTTAAAAAGTAAAAGGTTATTAAAGAATACCTTCACAAATCGAAAGATGTCCCGGAAAGTAATAAGCCCCTTTTCCAGAAGATATCTGAAAAAAACCCTCTCAGACGAGATGTTTCTGATGATCGTCCCATCGATATCAAATATGGCCGCTTTGTTCATAGTGCTGGATTCTACAAAGTATATGAATCTCTTTCAATGAAAAATTTACGAAAGCATCATCAATATCTTGCCTATACGATAGATTGATTTGTTGCCAAGATGTGTCAAATATCATAACTGTTTAGTAGCGTTGCCAAGTGGAGACCGGAGAAAAGCCCGCCAAGGTATCGTCGCCATGCATCAAAACCGGTGTAGTAATAGACAAGCCGAATCTCGGTAACATTCAGCGCTCCGGCAGTACTTCATTTGCTCACATTCACCCGCATGTTAATTGTACGCATGACTCGCTCTCCTTTACCGGCAGTAACTTGCAAAATGCCTTTAAAATACCCTGCCAAACTGCTGTCTGTCAATTCAACTCGAAATTGACAACCAAACTCTACTGTGATACCATTCGTGCATGGGGCAACTCCCATATCGTCCTCCTTTTTTATGGTTTCGTTTTTCTCCAAAAACTATTTCTACCATAATTGGAGGGCTTTTTCTTTAGATAAGTCTCCTTTTCTCTACTCTACCAGGAGATTGGGCAATGATGGCAATCCTTTTTACCAGGTAAACCGCATGAACATTGGGGCGATTGATCGGCTAAGAGAATGGGAAGAGTACAAAATTCATGAGAGAGGTGGTTTGATGAAAAAGATTATAAGACTCAGATACCTATTTTTGTTGCTGGTCATTTTTCATACCGTAATTTCTTCCGTGGTGAAGGCGACCGACTACTATATCAGTCCCCATGGAGACAATATGAATACCGGCACGTCGCCTGAAAACTCCTGGCAGACTATTTCGAGAGTAAATGCGGCTACCTTCAGCCCCGGCGATCGCCTCTATTTTGAAGGGGGTTATCGTCACTATGGGAGTCTCTATTTTGACTACTCGGATAGTGGCACTGCCACGAACCCTGTTACGGTCAGCTCCTATGGTACAGGACGTGCCACAATTGACGCCGGTACAGAAAACGGTCTTTATGCATATAATTGCGCCGGTATTGATATCCGGAACATTAATTTCTCAGGTTCTGGCCCAACCACGAACACAGGATCTGGTATTTTCTTTTATATGGATTTGGGCGGGGCCGTAAAACTCAGACGCATCTACATCAACCGGGTTGATGTCTCAGGGTTTGGAGAACAGGGCATTTCCATCGGGTCCTGGCATGTAAGCAGGAGCGGTTTCCGTAATGTGAGAATAACCCGCACACGGGTCTTCAACAACCAGCTAAACGGCCTTAATATCTGGGGCTACAGTCCCTCTACCACCGCATGGTCTCATCAACGCGTTTATGTAAGCAACTGTAAGTTTTTTGACAATTCCGGAGACCCCGATAAACGTGACACACACTCCGGAAGCGGGGCAATGATTGGAAATAGCAACGGTGTACGGATTCAATACTGTGAAGCCTACAACAACGGATGGCTCTGCAATTATCCGGGTGGCGGACCGGTTGGGATTTGGGTGTGGGATTCCAACAACGCCGTCATCCAGTGCAATGAATCTCACCACAACTTGACCGGGAGCGCTTCAGTCGATGGCGGGGGCTTCGATCTGGATGGCGGCGTCAGGAATTCTGTAATGCAATACAACTATTCACATGACAACGATGGCAGCGGCTTTCTTGCGGCACAATATCCCGGGGCGGCGCCCTTCTTCAACAATACCATCCGGTACAACATCAGTCAGAACGATGGGAGAGAACACGGCCACGCCGGCATCAAGGTATGGAACGGCGGAAACGGTATCGACAATCTTCAAATCTACAACAATACCGTTTACCTGCGTCCCGCTGCCACCGGCTCACCATCGGCAGTA from Candidatus Brocadia sp. includes these protein-coding regions:
- a CDS encoding nitroreductase family protein encodes the protein MDIYEIMKFRRSVRSYKSEPVEEGKLRRILEAALSAPSAANRQPIHFVVIKDEKIRHQLKTAYNATWFYTAPVIICVCSIPEKGWKRSDGKNYADIDATIAMDHLVLAATSEGLATCWVAAFKVSDVKSILNLPPGMEPLALTPLGYSLDYPEPTHRKTLEEIVQII
- a CDS encoding HAD-IB family hydrolase, whose product is MNKAAIFDIDGTIIRNISSERVFFRYLLEKGLITFRDIFRFVKVFFNNLLLFKGLYVRKNKYYLKNKDYEKIVVSVGECFKERISPYISLAAVEEIKMLKNAGYLIVLLSGTLSPFVECFKKYCNADVGIGTNLAVDDKGIITGEINGIHSYSGGKATIVNRLVTEYNIDLSSSYAYANQYVDVKFMRMVGYPVAVNASPFLRLYAKINRWKIMEF
- a CDS encoding metallophosphoesterase — translated: MKVGILADTHDNIHAIKAAVSFFNTQDLKYVIHAGDYVAPFSLKELMNVRAKFFGVFGNNDGERMGLLAVCKNLHEPPYDLILDGKHIIVTHMLESLSKRSIMNTDIIIYAHTHMPEIKPGIPLYLNPGECGGWLNGKNTVAILDLQAIQADIIDLSAIPPIKADRG
- a CDS encoding right-handed parallel beta-helix repeat-containing protein gives rise to the protein MGNDGNPFYQVNRMNIGAIDRLREWEEYKIHERGGLMKKIIRLRYLFLLLVIFHTVISSVVKATDYYISPHGDNMNTGTSPENSWQTISRVNAATFSPGDRLYFEGGYRHYGSLYFDYSDSGTATNPVTVSSYGTGRATIDAGTENGLYAYNCAGIDIRNINFSGSGPTTNTGSGIFFYMDLGGAVKLRRIYINRVDVSGFGEQGISIGSWHVSRSGFRNVRITRTRVFNNQLNGLNIWGYSPSTTAWSHQRVYVSNCKFFDNSGDPDKRDTHSGSGAMIGNSNGVRIQYCEAYNNGWLCNYPGGGPVGIWVWDSNNAVIQCNESHHNLTGSASVDGGGFDLDGGVRNSVMQYNYSHDNDGSGFLAAQYPGAAPFFNNTIRYNISQNDGREHGHAGIKVWNGGNGIDNLQIYNNTVYLRPAATGSPSAVGILYNVSKVNFCNNTFVTTGRVRLINARQASGFSFRGNNYYAEDGRFRITWGSANHTTLSDWRDGTGQETLSGVPVGSNVDPLFVNAGGGGTIGNLRHLNTLTAYQLQSSSPLIQAGLDLFSLLGINQGSRDFYGNMTPQGEGFDVGAHEFNSSF
- a CDS encoding PEGA domain-containing protein yields the protein MAKGFYKTVVISLWLCSSAMLGGCVLRSLTIDSQPSGAIVYLDDELIGETPVTAPFTYYGTRKITLEKVDAEGRLIYERKIVYEKIKPPYYQILPLDFFAELIIPAKLKDEHYFTYQLDPIQETPKAERQKELMKNAEELRGRLANPVTH
- a CDS encoding endonuclease III, with the protein product MFDIQKALRSIEQENKRFVEPIVTTISRERTPFHVLISCILSLRTKDQTTREASNRLFALADNPEEMVKIPPEKLEKIIYPVGFYRIKARKIKEICAVLIQKYAGKVPDEIDELLKLNGVGRKTANLVVTLGYQKPGICVDTHVHRITNRWGYVQTRNPHETEFALREKLPKKYWLTINDLLVTFGQNICVPISPKCSICPVTVYCKKVEVTRSR